The Geomonas ferrireducens genome includes a window with the following:
- the cysN gene encoding sulfate adenylyltransferase subunit CysN: MAHQSELIEQDILAYLKSQEEKSLLRFITCGSVDDGKSTLIGRLLWDSKMVFEDQLAALEADSKKVGTQGGAIDYALLLDGLQAEREQGITIDVAYRFFSTDRRKFIVADTPGHEQYTRNMVTGASTAKVAVILVDARKGLLTQTRRHSFLVSLVGIRHIVLAINKMDLIGYDEEKFKAIEEDYRAFAAPLGFETITALPISALNGDNIIEKSAETPWYKGPTLMHFLETVQVEDDRDERPFRLPVQWVNRPNLDFRGFCGTIASGTIRPGDDVRVASSGQTSRVARIVTFNGDLEEAVAGQAVTLTLEDEIDISRGDMLTRLDAPPLYTRHPEAHVVWMHDEPLQPGQLYLVKTATGVTPGRVTAVQYAVDVNTLEQKQVATLGLNEIGLARLELDRPVSFDPYGSNRDTGSFILIDRFTNATVAAGMVLDGPDEAQKAHLSQEDSPWAPRRIVLDAVAATNLNVVDLTEEKGLFLLDLARSIEEYLEKGNRILFRLRDLAQLEPVAQLAYDKNLAFEFDRNGDGVSLLLFKRGTAPAKGYGDDGIGI; the protein is encoded by the coding sequence ATGGCACATCAATCGGAACTGATCGAGCAAGATATCCTAGCCTACCTGAAGAGCCAGGAAGAGAAGTCGCTTCTGCGCTTCATCACCTGCGGCAGCGTCGACGACGGCAAGAGCACCCTCATCGGCCGCCTTCTGTGGGACTCCAAGATGGTCTTCGAGGACCAGTTGGCGGCTCTCGAGGCCGACAGCAAGAAGGTGGGGACGCAAGGTGGCGCCATCGACTACGCCCTTCTTCTTGACGGGCTGCAGGCCGAGCGCGAGCAGGGGATCACCATCGACGTCGCCTACCGTTTCTTCTCCACGGACCGGCGCAAGTTCATCGTTGCCGACACCCCCGGCCACGAGCAGTACACCCGGAACATGGTAACCGGCGCCTCGACCGCCAAGGTCGCCGTCATCCTGGTCGATGCACGTAAGGGGCTGCTGACCCAGACCCGCAGGCACAGCTTCCTCGTGTCGCTCGTCGGGATCCGGCACATCGTGCTGGCGATCAACAAGATGGACCTGATCGGGTACGACGAGGAGAAGTTTAAGGCCATCGAGGAGGACTACCGCGCGTTCGCGGCGCCGCTCGGCTTCGAGACCATTACCGCGCTCCCCATCTCGGCTTTGAACGGCGACAACATCATCGAGAAGAGTGCCGAGACCCCGTGGTACAAGGGCCCCACCCTGATGCACTTCCTGGAGACGGTGCAGGTCGAGGACGATAGGGACGAGCGCCCCTTCCGGCTTCCGGTGCAGTGGGTGAACCGTCCGAACCTCGATTTTCGCGGTTTCTGCGGCACCATCGCTTCCGGCACCATCCGTCCCGGCGACGATGTCCGCGTAGCATCATCCGGCCAGACGAGCCGGGTGGCGAGGATCGTGACCTTCAACGGGGATCTGGAAGAGGCAGTGGCGGGGCAGGCTGTCACGCTGACCCTCGAGGACGAGATCGACATCAGCCGCGGCGACATGCTGACGCGTCTGGACGCGCCCCCTCTTTACACGAGGCATCCCGAGGCGCACGTCGTCTGGATGCACGATGAGCCGTTGCAGCCGGGGCAGCTTTACCTGGTGAAGACGGCGACCGGGGTGACCCCGGGGCGGGTAACCGCGGTGCAGTATGCGGTGGACGTGAACACCCTGGAGCAGAAGCAGGTTGCCACCCTTGGGCTGAACGAGATAGGCCTTGCCAGGCTCGAGCTGGATCGCCCTGTCTCCTTCGACCCGTACGGGAGCAATCGCGACACGGGAAGCTTCATTCTCATCGACCGGTTCACCAATGCGACCGTTGCCGCCGGCATGGTTCTGGACGGGCCGGATGAAGCGCAGAAGGCGCACCTTTCGCAGGAAGATAGCCCGTGGGCGCCGCGCCGCATCGTGCTCGATGCCGTCGCCGCGACCAACCTGAACGTGGTCGATCTGACCGAGGAGAAGGGGCTTTTCCTGCTCGATCTTGCGAGGAGCATCGAGGAGTACTTGGAAAAGGGTAACCGCATCCTGTTCCGGCTGCGCGACCTGGCCCAGCTGGAGCCGGTGGCGCAGCTGGCCTACGACAAGAACCTCGCCTTCGAGTTCGATCGCAACGGTGACGGCGTCAGTCTGCTTCTGTTCAAGCGCGGCACAGCCCCCGCCAAGGGGTATGGCGACGACGGCATCGGTATCTAG
- a CDS encoding sigma-54-dependent transcriptional regulator — protein MEKILIIDDEAFICENVQRILSGEGFQVCAAQTGQEARDIVASEQIDLALLDLNLGTENGIDVLKALKELDPELLVIIITGYGSVESAVESLQLGAFHYMKKPFKADALRLIVKLALKTQTLKREVRKLRQGNASLLGSSPIIGKSEAFNEVVAQVREIARIPSTVLITGESGTGKELVARAIHDLSDRKDAPFIAINCASIPAALLESELFGHEKGSFTGASGRKKGLFEEAHHGTIFLDEIGEMDMAMQAKLLRVLQERSIRRVGAVKDVTIDVRVIAATNRDLLQRIAEKSFREDLFYRLNVFPIHIPPLRERTADIAALAAYFLDGFSRSFGRQFRDISPEAEQLMAQYAWPGNVREVRNVIERICIMRTGPTLLPEHLPLEIRNSQDGDHTTVDTSATAIEVPQDVGLEEAINSIEKTLIRQALQKTGGNVLQTATTLRIPRGTLRYKMDKYGL, from the coding sequence ATGGAAAAGATACTGATCATAGACGACGAAGCCTTCATATGCGAAAACGTACAGCGCATCCTATCCGGGGAAGGGTTCCAGGTCTGCGCCGCCCAGACCGGCCAGGAAGCCCGCGACATCGTCGCCTCGGAGCAGATCGACCTCGCCCTTTTGGACCTGAACCTCGGGACCGAGAACGGCATCGACGTCCTGAAGGCCCTGAAAGAACTAGACCCTGAGCTGCTGGTGATCATCATCACCGGGTACGGCTCGGTCGAGAGCGCAGTGGAATCGCTGCAGCTAGGCGCCTTCCATTACATGAAAAAGCCGTTCAAGGCGGACGCCTTGCGCCTCATCGTAAAGCTCGCACTGAAGACCCAGACCCTTAAGCGCGAGGTGCGCAAGCTGCGTCAGGGAAACGCCTCGCTCCTTGGCTCCTCCCCCATTATCGGAAAAAGCGAGGCCTTCAACGAGGTGGTGGCCCAGGTACGCGAGATAGCACGCATCCCCTCGACGGTCCTGATCACCGGCGAATCCGGGACCGGAAAGGAACTGGTGGCCCGCGCCATCCACGACCTATCCGACCGCAAGGACGCCCCTTTCATCGCCATCAACTGCGCCTCGATACCGGCGGCGCTCCTTGAAAGCGAGCTCTTCGGCCACGAGAAAGGGTCCTTCACCGGTGCGAGCGGCCGCAAGAAGGGTCTCTTCGAGGAGGCGCACCACGGCACCATTTTTCTCGACGAGATCGGAGAGATGGACATGGCAATGCAGGCAAAGCTCCTGAGGGTGCTGCAGGAGAGATCCATACGGAGGGTCGGCGCGGTGAAGGATGTTACCATCGACGTGCGGGTGATCGCGGCGACGAACCGCGACCTTTTGCAGCGCATCGCCGAGAAGAGCTTCCGGGAGGACCTATTCTACCGCCTGAACGTCTTCCCGATCCACATCCCCCCCCTGCGCGAGCGCACCGCCGACATAGCCGCCCTCGCCGCCTACTTCCTAGATGGGTTCAGCCGCTCCTTCGGGCGCCAATTCCGCGACATCTCGCCTGAGGCGGAACAGCTCATGGCGCAGTACGCTTGGCCCGGAAACGTGCGCGAAGTCAGAAACGTCATCGAGCGCATCTGCATCATGCGCACTGGGCCGACCCTCTTGCCGGAGCACCTGCCGCTGGAAATCAGGAACAGCCAGGACGGCGATCATACGACGGTTGACACCAGCGCAACGGCGATAGAAGTTCCGCAGGATGTCGGGCTGGAGGAGGCGATCAACAGCATCGAGAAGACGCTCATTCGACAGGCGTTGCAGAAAACGGGCGGCAACGTACTGCAGACCGCCACGACATTAAGGATCCCGCGAGGAACCCTGCGCTACAAGATGGACAAATACGGCCTCTAG
- the nhaD gene encoding sodium:proton antiporter NhaD → MVTLLVAIFVIAYAAIALEHPIGINKSSSALLGAGLLWSVYALASPDSHLVVHQLNESLASTAQIVFFLIGAMTIVEVIDAHNGLEVITSHISTRKLSSLMWLVGIVTFFLSAVLDNLTTTIVMISLMKKLLDNQEDRLFFAGLIVIAANAGGAWTPIGDVTTTMLWIGGQITTLAIMKGVLAPALVNLLLPLAVVAFQLRGREVVAPVREENGDIPQSTLFERNLMFLLGIGILVSVPVFKTVTHLPPFMGILLGLGILWLAGDLVHRNKEEMDKRHFTLAHALEKIDMSSIVFFIGILLAVATLEHTHILSAIAGWLDRTVGRLDLIVTLIGLVSAIVDNVPLVAASMGMYDLAAHPADSFLWEFMAYCAGTGGSILVIGSAAGVAAMGLEKVHFFWYVRKISGLALLGYFGGIGVYLLQARFFG, encoded by the coding sequence ATGGTAACCTTGCTCGTCGCCATCTTCGTCATCGCCTATGCGGCCATCGCCCTTGAACACCCCATCGGGATCAACAAGTCATCCTCCGCACTTCTCGGCGCGGGCCTGCTCTGGTCCGTGTACGCGCTCGCCAGCCCTGACTCCCACCTGGTAGTACACCAGTTGAACGAGTCGCTGGCGTCCACGGCGCAGATCGTTTTTTTCCTGATCGGTGCGATGACCATCGTGGAGGTGATCGACGCCCACAACGGCTTAGAGGTGATCACCTCCCACATAAGTACCAGGAAGCTCTCTTCTCTCATGTGGCTCGTGGGTATCGTCACCTTCTTTCTGAGCGCGGTGCTCGACAACCTGACCACCACCATCGTCATGATCTCGCTGATGAAGAAGCTCCTCGACAACCAAGAGGACCGCCTCTTCTTCGCCGGTCTAATCGTCATCGCCGCCAACGCAGGCGGGGCCTGGACCCCCATTGGTGATGTCACCACTACCATGCTCTGGATCGGGGGGCAGATCACCACCCTGGCGATCATGAAGGGGGTGCTCGCCCCTGCACTGGTGAACCTTTTGCTGCCGCTTGCCGTAGTTGCGTTCCAGTTGAGAGGCCGCGAGGTGGTGGCTCCGGTCCGCGAGGAAAACGGCGACATCCCGCAGAGCACCCTCTTCGAGCGCAACCTCATGTTCCTCCTCGGCATCGGCATCCTGGTGAGCGTCCCGGTGTTCAAGACGGTGACCCACCTCCCCCCCTTCATGGGGATACTGCTCGGGCTCGGCATCCTTTGGCTCGCCGGTGACCTCGTGCACCGGAACAAGGAGGAGATGGACAAGCGGCACTTCACCCTGGCCCACGCCCTGGAGAAGATCGACATGAGCTCCATCGTCTTCTTCATCGGTATCCTGCTCGCGGTGGCGACGCTGGAACACACGCACATCCTGTCAGCAATCGCCGGCTGGCTCGACCGTACCGTGGGACGCCTCGACCTGATCGTCACCCTGATCGGGCTTGTGAGCGCCATCGTCGACAACGTGCCGCTCGTTGCCGCCTCCATGGGGATGTACGACTTGGCAGCGCATCCGGCCGACAGCTTCCTCTGGGAATTCATGGCGTACTGCGCCGGTACCGGCGGTTCCATTCTCGTCATCGGCTCGGCCGCCGGGGTGGCCGCCATGGGACTCGAAAAGGTGCACTTCTTCTGGTATGTGAGGAAGATCAGCGGGCTTGCCCTTTTGGGCTATTTCGGAGGTATCGGAGTTTACTTGCTGCAGGCGAGGTTTTTTGGGTGA
- a CDS encoding LysR family transcriptional regulator, with protein sequence MTITIRQLEIFEKVAACGGVTQASGQLLLTQSAVSMALAELERLAGAPLFERSGRRLFLNDRGREMLPQAREVLSRVRMIELFLDESVGAPKGTLVIGASTTIGNYLLPAIVGEFSRRYYDAKALLQVGNALQIEHGVESGELDLGLVEGLPHLSSLATTPWRRDELVMVVGQQHPWAAARTATPEMLREAPWIVREKGSGTREVFEAAMERAGVTYSIALELGHTEAIKKAVEAGLGVGCVSRMAVQRELDHGWLLEVSSPVDLQRTLLLVTRKNDYRTALMRAFLTMLEESRDVDEVRGEKASESV encoded by the coding sequence ATGACGATAACGATCAGGCAGCTTGAGATATTCGAGAAGGTCGCAGCATGCGGCGGGGTGACCCAGGCTAGTGGCCAATTGCTGTTGACCCAGTCGGCGGTCAGCATGGCGCTTGCTGAGCTGGAACGGCTGGCGGGAGCGCCCCTCTTCGAGCGTTCCGGCAGGCGGCTGTTTTTGAATGACCGCGGGCGGGAGATGCTTCCTCAAGCGCGGGAGGTGCTTTCGCGCGTACGGATGATCGAGCTTTTCCTGGACGAGTCCGTTGGAGCGCCTAAAGGGACTCTGGTTATCGGGGCGAGCACGACCATCGGTAATTACCTGTTGCCTGCGATAGTCGGCGAGTTCTCGAGGCGTTATTACGACGCCAAAGCCCTGCTGCAGGTCGGCAATGCACTTCAGATAGAGCACGGGGTCGAGTCGGGTGAACTGGACCTTGGGCTCGTCGAAGGTCTGCCGCATCTTTCGTCGCTCGCTACCACCCCTTGGAGGCGGGATGAACTCGTGATGGTTGTCGGGCAGCAGCATCCTTGGGCAGCGGCCCGAACGGCCACTCCGGAGATGTTGCGGGAAGCCCCATGGATCGTGCGCGAGAAGGGCTCCGGAACAAGGGAGGTCTTCGAAGCGGCAATGGAGAGGGCAGGGGTGACTTACTCCATTGCCCTCGAACTCGGTCATACCGAGGCGATCAAGAAGGCGGTGGAGGCGGGGTTGGGGGTCGGGTGCGTTTCCAGAATGGCGGTCCAGCGGGAACTGGATCACGGCTGGCTTTTAGAAGTTTCCAGCCCGGTGGATCTGCAGCGAACGCTGCTCCTTGTTACCAGAAAAAACGACTACCGCACTGCCTTGATGCGTGCGTTCCTCACGATGCTTGAAGAGAGCAGGGATGTCGATGAAGTGAGGGGTGAGAAGGCGTCGGAATCAGTTTGA
- a CDS encoding TRAP transporter large permease, with translation MSTAVAGWEQFSKKKAATWLLAIAVILGAIATLGSTGIVFALLLALMLTGMPISIALGLTVLTFLFFFSEVPTEAVAMKLFTGIEKFEIMAIPFFILAGNFLTHGGVAKRMINFATSMVGHWHGGLALAGVMACALFAAVSGSSPATVVAIGSIMMPAMVRAGYPKRFGAGVITTSGSLGILIPPSIPMVVYCVATNSSVGALFMGGVIPGLMLATLLGLVAWWRAKNGNLPRMKKATWGERAKAFRDSVWGLFLIVIVLGGIYSGMFTPTEAAAMSAVYAFIIAVFVYRDVPFKKVPKVLLDSASMSAMLLYIITNAVLFSFLMTHENIPQLMADWILGHNLGVVSFLLVTNVLLLLAGNVMEPSSIILILAPILFPVAMQLGIDPVHFGVLITVNMEVGMCHPPVGLNLYVASGITKMGISELTVAVWPWLLAMLCFMILITYVPIISLWLPRALGY, from the coding sequence ATGAGTACTGCAGTAGCCGGCTGGGAACAGTTTTCCAAGAAAAAGGCGGCGACCTGGCTTCTCGCCATCGCCGTGATACTTGGAGCGATAGCCACCCTCGGCAGCACCGGCATCGTCTTCGCGCTTCTCTTGGCCCTGATGCTGACGGGCATGCCCATCTCCATCGCACTCGGCCTCACCGTTCTCACCTTCCTCTTCTTCTTCTCGGAGGTGCCGACCGAGGCGGTCGCCATGAAGCTCTTCACCGGCATCGAGAAGTTCGAGATTATGGCGATCCCGTTTTTCATCCTCGCCGGTAACTTCCTGACCCACGGCGGCGTCGCCAAGAGGATGATCAACTTCGCCACCTCCATGGTAGGGCACTGGCACGGCGGCCTGGCGCTCGCCGGCGTCATGGCCTGCGCCCTCTTCGCCGCCGTCTCCGGTTCGAGTCCCGCGACCGTCGTCGCGATCGGCTCCATCATGATGCCTGCCATGGTGCGCGCCGGATACCCGAAGCGCTTCGGCGCCGGCGTCATCACCACCTCGGGTTCGCTGGGCATCCTGATCCCGCCGTCCATCCCGATGGTGGTCTACTGCGTAGCCACCAACTCCTCGGTGGGCGCCCTCTTCATGGGGGGCGTCATCCCTGGCCTCATGCTCGCGACGCTGCTCGGTTTGGTTGCTTGGTGGCGAGCGAAAAACGGCAACCTTCCTCGCATGAAGAAGGCGACCTGGGGCGAGCGCGCCAAGGCGTTCCGCGACAGCGTCTGGGGCCTGTTCCTGATCGTCATCGTCCTCGGAGGCATCTACTCAGGCATGTTCACCCCGACCGAGGCCGCCGCCATGAGCGCGGTGTATGCCTTCATCATCGCCGTCTTCGTCTACCGCGACGTCCCCTTCAAGAAGGTCCCGAAGGTGCTCCTGGACTCGGCGAGCATGTCGGCGATGCTTTTGTACATCATCACCAACGCGGTGCTCTTCAGCTTCCTGATGACGCACGAGAACATCCCGCAGCTCATGGCGGACTGGATCCTCGGCCACAACCTGGGCGTGGTCTCCTTCCTGCTGGTGACCAACGTTCTGCTGCTTCTGGCCGGAAACGTCATGGAGCCCTCCTCGATCATCCTGATCCTCGCCCCGATCCTGTTCCCGGTCGCCATGCAGCTCGGCATAGACCCGGTCCACTTCGGCGTGCTCATCACGGTGAACATGGAGGTCGGCATGTGCCACCCGCCGGTCGGCCTCAACCTCTATGTTGCCAGCGGCATCACGAAAATGGGGATATCGGAGCTGACCGTGGCGGTCTGGCCATGGTTGCTCGCCATGCTCTGCTTCATGATCCTCATCACCTACGTGCCGATCATTTCGCTGTGGCTGCCGCGCGCACTCGGTTACTAG
- a CDS encoding TRAP transporter substrate-binding protein, protein MNLKACFKTLAMAAALALPINAFAAPIVIKFSHVVAQHTPKGQAADYFKKLAEERTKGRVKVEVYPNSQLYKDKEEMEALQLGAVQMLAPSLAKFAPLGVKEFEVFDLPFIFDNYQELHKVTQGQVGAKLLKKLEPKGILGLAYWDNGFKVMSANKPLKNVADFKGQKMRIQSSKVLDSEMRSVGAIPQVLAFSEVYQALQTGVVDGTENPPSNLYTQKMHEVQKYVTLSDHGYLGYAVIVNKKFWQGLPADIRTILEGCMKDATKYANDVAKKDNDEALAAVKKSGRSQLITLTPQERAAWKKAMDKAHKDNMGRIGADIVKEVYAATGYNAK, encoded by the coding sequence ATGAACCTGAAAGCCTGTTTTAAAACGTTGGCCATGGCGGCGGCACTCGCCCTGCCGATAAACGCCTTCGCAGCCCCCATCGTGATCAAGTTCAGCCACGTAGTCGCGCAGCACACCCCTAAAGGACAGGCCGCCGATTACTTCAAGAAATTGGCCGAAGAGCGCACCAAGGGGCGCGTGAAAGTCGAGGTGTACCCGAACAGCCAGCTTTACAAGGACAAGGAGGAGATGGAAGCCCTGCAGCTCGGCGCGGTCCAGATGCTCGCCCCCTCCCTTGCCAAGTTCGCACCGCTCGGCGTGAAGGAGTTCGAGGTGTTCGACCTCCCCTTCATCTTCGACAACTATCAGGAACTGCACAAGGTCACCCAGGGCCAGGTGGGCGCCAAGCTCCTCAAGAAGCTCGAGCCGAAAGGGATCCTCGGCCTCGCTTACTGGGACAACGGCTTCAAGGTGATGAGCGCCAACAAGCCGCTCAAGAACGTGGCCGACTTCAAGGGCCAGAAGATGCGCATCCAGTCTTCCAAGGTGCTCGACTCCGAGATGCGCTCGGTAGGTGCCATCCCGCAGGTGCTCGCATTCTCCGAGGTGTACCAGGCGCTGCAGACCGGCGTCGTCGACGGCACCGAGAATCCCCCCTCCAACCTCTACACCCAGAAGATGCACGAGGTACAGAAGTACGTCACCCTCTCCGACCACGGCTACCTGGGCTATGCGGTCATCGTGAACAAGAAGTTCTGGCAGGGGCTCCCGGCCGACATCCGCACCATCCTCGAAGGGTGCATGAAGGACGCGACGAAGTATGCCAACGACGTGGCCAAGAAGGACAACGACGAGGCCCTCGCCGCTGTGAAAAAGTCCGGCCGCAGCCAGCTGATCACCCTCACCCCGCAGGAGCGTGCAGCGTGGAAGAAGGCGATGGACAAAGCCCACAAGGATAACATGGGCCGCATCGGTGCCGACATCGTGAAGGAAGTCTACGCGGCTACCGGCTACAACGCGAAATAA
- a CDS encoding YcbK family protein, translated as MKDAMLCRRMFLKSSAFFAATLLGAKSAMARLVDGAGTGGLTEGKLSLYNVNCNERLTVTYRNSLGEYCDEALHALNWIFRCHHTNQTTEMDLRVVEYLNRLDNTLGGDNEIHIISGYRSPEYNADLRRRSKGVAKDSFHMKGMAIDLAIPKFGLDRIRKSALTLAAGGVGYYPQSGFVHIDSGHFRTWG; from the coding sequence GTGAAAGATGCAATGTTGTGCCGCAGGATGTTTCTCAAGTCCTCCGCGTTTTTTGCTGCGACCCTTCTCGGTGCCAAATCCGCCATGGCGAGGCTCGTCGATGGTGCCGGTACCGGCGGCCTTACCGAGGGCAAACTCTCTCTATACAACGTTAACTGCAATGAACGGTTGACCGTAACCTACCGCAACAGCCTCGGCGAATACTGCGATGAAGCACTGCATGCCCTGAACTGGATCTTTCGCTGCCACCACACCAACCAGACCACGGAAATGGACCTGCGCGTCGTCGAATACCTGAACCGGCTGGACAACACCTTGGGGGGCGACAACGAGATTCACATCATCTCCGGTTACCGCTCTCCGGAATACAACGCCGACCTGCGCCGCCGCTCAAAGGGTGTTGCGAAGGACAGCTTCCACATGAAGGGGATGGCTATCGACCTCGCAATACCGAAGTTCGGGCTCGACCGGATAAGGAAAAGCGCCCTGACTCTTGCCGCGGGGGGCGTCGGTTACTACCCTCAGTCCGGTTTCGTTCACATCGACTCCGGGCACTTCAGAACCTGGGGTTAG
- a CDS encoding TRAP transporter small permease translates to MMKYLDHLEEIIITFLIGAATVIIAVAVAHRYLSGLPIPGLQDWLLTINMSWAQELCIYMFVWMAKFGAAYGVRSGIHVGVDVLVTRLPDSWRKTTVIIAILGGVVFTGLIGSLGAKFVWENGMHYAVFNKLGMNVADLIEGPTTPDLEWPTWIVYCAVPLGSYLMCFRFLQVGYAFLRTGELPHHDHAHVDGIDEIGTLDSTDALEEYEQHKFNHKEAGGVK, encoded by the coding sequence ATGATGAAGTATCTTGACCATCTTGAGGAAATCATCATCACCTTCCTCATCGGCGCCGCCACGGTAATCATCGCCGTCGCCGTCGCCCATCGCTACCTGTCCGGCCTCCCGATCCCGGGGCTGCAGGACTGGCTGCTGACCATTAACATGAGCTGGGCGCAGGAGCTCTGCATCTACATGTTCGTCTGGATGGCCAAATTCGGCGCTGCTTACGGCGTCAGAAGCGGCATCCACGTGGGGGTGGACGTTCTGGTCACCCGCCTCCCCGATTCCTGGCGCAAGACCACCGTGATCATCGCCATCCTGGGCGGTGTCGTCTTCACCGGCCTGATCGGCTCGCTGGGGGCCAAGTTCGTATGGGAAAACGGCATGCACTACGCCGTCTTCAACAAGCTCGGCATGAACGTCGCCGACCTGATCGAAGGCCCCACCACCCCAGACCTCGAGTGGCCGACCTGGATCGTCTATTGCGCCGTGCCGCTGGGCTCGTACCTCATGTGCTTCCGCTTCCTGCAGGTTGGATACGCCTTCCTGCGCACCGGGGAGCTGCCGCACCATGACCACGCCCATGTCGACGGCATCGACGAGATCGGCACGCTCGACTCCACCGATGCGCTGGAGGAATACGAGCAGCACAAGTTCAATCATAAGGAAGCTGGGGGTGTGAAATGA
- a CDS encoding response regulator: MTIEEAFGIVVRRLRRERNLSQDRLSMLSCLDRKFISNIEGGKQQPSLLSIFALASALNASASSIIFETEFILKINTPERMRPDGSKIDWISSMEIMMSKINNCYQGTETILIVDDEKQLREMLSDFLVSYGYRVITAEDGQDALDKYKQNGPIHLVVMDVVMPRKDGISCFREIKKVNPAAKAVFMSGYRPDHLQAKPDFQLIQKPFSPVEMIKAIRSALESEQDTACDC; the protein is encoded by the coding sequence ATGACCATTGAAGAAGCATTCGGCATAGTCGTAAGACGACTGAGAAGGGAACGCAACCTATCTCAGGACAGGCTGTCTATGTTAAGCTGCCTGGACCGCAAATTCATATCCAACATCGAAGGCGGTAAACAGCAGCCGAGTCTCTTGTCCATATTTGCCCTTGCCTCCGCCCTCAACGCATCCGCCTCCAGTATCATCTTTGAGACAGAATTCATCCTTAAAATTAACACGCCGGAAAGGATGAGGCCCGACGGGAGCAAGATCGACTGGATCAGTAGCATGGAGATCATGATGAGTAAGATTAACAACTGCTACCAGGGGACAGAGACCATTCTGATCGTCGACGACGAGAAACAGTTGCGCGAGATGCTCTCTGACTTCCTCGTAAGCTACGGTTACCGGGTGATCACTGCTGAAGACGGCCAGGATGCACTGGACAAATACAAACAGAACGGGCCGATACATCTGGTGGTCATGGACGTGGTTATGCCCCGCAAGGACGGCATCAGCTGTTTCAGGGAGATCAAAAAGGTGAACCCGGCCGCGAAGGCTGTGTTCATGAGCGGCTACCGCCCGGACCACCTGCAGGCGAAGCCCGATTTCCAACTCATCCAGAAGCCATTTTCGCCGGTCGAGATGATCAAGGCAATAAGGAGCGCGCTGGAGAGTGAACAGGACACGGCCTGCGACTGCTGA
- a CDS encoding YeiH family protein, with amino-acid sequence MILCLALAISPWGGPALALALGTGYALTLGNPWLQRTASLSRVSLQLSVVGLGFGLKLGEVVQTGRESLGYTIVGIGFTLGVGYLLGRLFGTQSNTSALISAGTAICGGSAIAALAPVLDAKDDETAVALGTVFTLNSVALLLFPLIGHLLDLRQDVFGTWAGLAIHDTSSVVGAASAFGEEALKVGTTVKLTRAMWIMPVVFGAALLKKSDKRAHVPLFIIGFIAAAAVRSLLPAFEVQWNQVAALARHGLGVSLFFVGLGLSREVLGKVGVRPMLQGVTLWFVVSGVTLAALLVSTAG; translated from the coding sequence ATGATTCTATGTCTGGCGCTGGCCATCTCTCCATGGGGTGGCCCCGCCTTGGCCCTCGCCCTCGGGACGGGCTACGCCCTGACCTTGGGCAACCCGTGGCTGCAGAGGACGGCGAGCTTGAGCAGGGTGTCGCTGCAGCTCTCCGTAGTCGGGCTTGGTTTCGGACTAAAACTTGGAGAAGTGGTGCAGACAGGAAGGGAAAGTCTAGGGTACACCATAGTGGGGATTGGCTTCACCCTCGGCGTCGGATACCTGTTGGGGAGGCTGTTTGGCACTCAAAGCAACACATCTGCGCTGATATCTGCGGGAACGGCAATTTGCGGCGGCAGTGCGATTGCGGCGCTAGCGCCGGTGCTGGACGCCAAGGATGACGAGACGGCGGTGGCCCTTGGCACCGTCTTCACCCTCAACTCCGTTGCTCTGTTGCTGTTCCCGCTGATAGGGCATTTGCTGGATCTGCGCCAGGATGTCTTCGGCACTTGGGCGGGCCTTGCCATTCACGACACGAGCAGCGTCGTCGGTGCGGCATCCGCCTTTGGGGAAGAGGCCTTGAAAGTCGGTACCACCGTGAAGCTCACCCGCGCCATGTGGATCATGCCGGTCGTTTTCGGGGCAGCCCTGCTGAAGAAGTCCGACAAGAGAGCACACGTACCGCTCTTTATCATTGGCTTCATCGCAGCAGCAGCCGTGCGGAGCCTATTGCCGGCTTTTGAGGTGCAGTGGAATCAGGTTGCGGCTTTAGCCAGGCACGGCCTGGGAGTGTCCCTGTTTTTCGTCGGGCTTGGGCTCAGCAGAGAGGTTTTGGGCAAGGTCGGTGTACGCCCCATGCTGCAGGGTGTGACGCTGTGGTTCGTGGTTAGCGGCGTAACACTGGCAGCACTACTGGTGAGTACGGCAGGCTAG